Proteins from a genomic interval of Desulfovibrio piger:
- a CDS encoding AEC family transporter: MIEAFSAVVPVFLLIGLGVCLDLFRALPENANQTLSLYVLNVALPLLLFQIMATAPLESFAHPQFWLGVIAAQFLIYGVCYAADRILARHDSAAATVTALGGCFCNAAFVGIPVITSALPGNAEALFVAGLFTITPNLLFVVGQVQLAAHDPSRSMPQGRKAVLLHVLRYSLLYNAVFWGMAGGVLVSALGLGLWDPLNRAAELVGHTAAPCMLVTLGLTLRERLAVVLRHAGGHALLRQTALQICKLVVQPLVCWGILAALGVEGLWLAVSVIMAASGSALVVPVLADVHHAGPEEATLTALVSNGLSLFSLSFFIWVMRLLGHI; this comes from the coding sequence ATGATCGAAGCATTTTCCGCCGTTGTTCCTGTGTTCCTGCTCATCGGTCTGGGCGTCTGCCTGGATCTTTTCCGGGCCCTGCCCGAGAACGCCAACCAGACCCTGAGCCTCTATGTCCTCAACGTGGCCCTGCCGCTGCTGCTGTTCCAGATCATGGCCACCGCGCCCCTGGAGAGCTTTGCGCATCCGCAGTTCTGGCTGGGCGTCATCGCCGCGCAGTTCCTCATCTACGGGGTCTGTTACGCGGCCGACCGCATCCTGGCCCGCCACGACAGCGCGGCGGCGACCGTGACGGCCCTGGGCGGCTGTTTCTGCAATGCCGCCTTCGTGGGCATCCCCGTCATCACCAGTGCCCTGCCGGGCAATGCCGAGGCCCTGTTCGTGGCCGGCCTGTTCACCATCACGCCCAATCTTCTGTTCGTGGTGGGGCAGGTGCAGCTGGCCGCGCATGATCCTTCCCGCTCCATGCCGCAGGGGCGCAAGGCCGTGCTTTTGCATGTGCTGCGCTATTCGCTGCTGTACAATGCCGTGTTCTGGGGCATGGCGGGCGGCGTGCTGGTCTCGGCCCTGGGGCTGGGCCTGTGGGATCCGCTGAACAGGGCCGCCGAGCTGGTGGGCCATACGGCCGCCCCCTGTATGCTCGTGACCCTGGGCCTGACCCTGCGGGAACGGCTGGCCGTGGTCCTGCGGCACGCGGGCGGCCATGCGCTGCTGCGCCAGACGGCCCTGCAGATCTGCAAGCTGGTGGTGCAGCCCCTGGTCTGCTGGGGCATCCTGGCCGCGCTGGGCGTGGAAGGCCTGTGGCTGGCCGTTTCGGTCATCATGGCCGCTTCCGGCTCCGCCCTGGTGGTCCCCGTGCTGGCGGACGTGCACCATGCCGGTCCTGAGGAGGCGACCCTGACGGCCCTGGTCTCCAATGGTCTGAGCCTGTTCTCGCTGAGTTTCTTCATCTGGGTGATGCGTCTGCTGGGCCATATCTGA
- the argJ gene encoding bifunctional glutamate N-acetyltransferase/amino-acid acetyltransferase ArgJ, which translates to MSDTRNDLPLGFSAGAAAAGFKKAGRDDLGLIVSDRPAVLAGLFTTNAFKAAPVQVCQQTLREYGTCRAVLANSGQANACTGDEGLENCLETRRMVAALTGLAPHEIMPMSTGVIGDQLKMDRWREAVPSLVESLGSRDAEGFTRAFMTTDAFPKFASITVPLSGGTVRLTGMAKGAGMICPNMATMLAVMLTDADVDRETWQAMFARAVDKTFNRVSVDGDTSTNDTILGLANGASGIRAEGEDAALLEKGLTDTLGQISYMLVKDGEGASKVMHITVSGAASDEDACRIARTVGHSQLVKTAIYGQDANWGRIVAAVGRSGAQVDPSRVRLVLCGIERFRDGQPVNGDKEAELSELLKATDIPVEIHMGLGDGCYDLRASDLGHEYVSLNADYRS; encoded by the coding sequence ATGAGCGATACGCGCAACGACCTGCCCCTCGGCTTCTCCGCCGGGGCCGCTGCCGCCGGTTTCAAAAAAGCCGGCCGCGACGACCTGGGGCTGATTGTTTCCGACCGTCCCGCCGTACTGGCGGGCCTGTTCACCACCAATGCCTTCAAGGCCGCCCCCGTGCAGGTCTGCCAGCAGACCCTGCGCGAGTACGGCACCTGCCGCGCCGTGCTGGCCAACTCCGGCCAGGCCAATGCCTGCACCGGCGACGAAGGCCTGGAGAATTGCCTCGAGACCCGACGCATGGTCGCCGCCCTCACCGGGCTGGCCCCGCATGAGATCATGCCCATGTCCACCGGCGTCATCGGCGACCAGCTCAAGATGGACCGCTGGCGCGAGGCCGTGCCCTCCCTGGTGGAAAGCCTGGGCAGCCGCGATGCCGAAGGCTTTACCCGCGCGTTCATGACCACCGACGCCTTTCCCAAGTTCGCCAGCATCACCGTGCCCCTGTCCGGCGGCACCGTGCGCCTTACCGGCATGGCCAAGGGCGCTGGCATGATCTGCCCCAACATGGCCACCATGCTGGCCGTCATGCTCACCGACGCCGATGTGGACCGCGAGACCTGGCAGGCCATGTTCGCCCGCGCCGTGGACAAGACCTTCAACCGCGTCAGCGTGGACGGCGACACCTCCACCAACGACACTATCCTCGGCCTGGCCAACGGCGCTTCCGGCATCCGTGCCGAAGGTGAGGACGCCGCCCTGCTGGAAAAGGGCCTTACCGACACCCTGGGCCAGATCTCCTACATGCTGGTCAAGGACGGCGAAGGCGCCAGCAAGGTCATGCACATCACCGTGAGCGGCGCCGCCTCCGATGAGGACGCCTGCCGCATCGCCCGCACCGTGGGCCACTCCCAGCTGGTCAAGACAGCCATCTACGGCCAGGACGCCAACTGGGGCCGCATCGTGGCCGCTGTGGGCCGCAGCGGGGCCCAGGTGGACCCCAGCCGCGTGCGCCTGGTGCTCTGCGGCATCGAGCGTTTCCGCGACGGCCAGCCCGTCAACGGCGACAAGGAAGCCGAGCTTTCCGAGCTGCTCAAGGCCACCGACATCCCGGTGGAGATCCATATGGGTCTGGGCGACGGCTGCTACGATCTGCGCGCCTCCGACCTCGGCCACGAATACGTCAGCCTCAACGCCGATTACCGCTCGTAA
- a CDS encoding BPL-N domain-containing protein yields the protein MVWRALCALGLPCRLVKGQDIANGALFRKPCPQGTPGKERGAAPLLLVPGGNARLKARALGEKGRQAVRDYLAEGGRYLGFCGGAGLALSQHRSQDGLGLCPWGRAPYPERLHHLISGHAHMRVRSCMARDLPAVRPDFPKAFPDGAAPDPLRPPLGDEACALVPPHWRGCAHGHDDDCRHCGNCRPPRDDGHVPSLPVWWPGRFAPEADERVSILASYRQPDTDFWLADLPLSRIPAPVFEAWKDLYGVNVSADFLDGQPLMVAGNYGQGRYVLSYSHLETPDSPDANAWLAHLLRVLAGLAPQRELVPAWDLHRKAAFRWPDTPQTAPLRTLLHGMRELLDLGVEHNLFFERTPWLWGWRPGLPGAVCNNLYSSLRVLCGLRPGPDTLAAWDGMRARFAALTDIFLPGAEGYLLACRLRETLSPTMPDAVDRRGLTNQREALFGHPMTGGGIVGELLEMTDELLYRGQQEDACAALDD from the coding sequence ATGGTCTGGCGCGCCCTGTGCGCGCTGGGACTGCCCTGTCGTCTGGTCAAGGGACAAGACATAGCCAATGGCGCGCTTTTTCGCAAGCCATGCCCGCAGGGCACGCCCGGCAAGGAACGGGGAGCGGCCCCGCTCCTGCTTGTCCCCGGCGGCAACGCCCGGCTCAAGGCGCGGGCCCTGGGCGAGAAGGGGCGGCAGGCCGTGCGCGACTATCTGGCCGAAGGCGGCCGTTACCTGGGCTTTTGCGGCGGCGCCGGACTGGCCCTGAGCCAGCACCGCAGCCAGGACGGGCTGGGGCTCTGCCCCTGGGGCCGCGCGCCCTATCCCGAGCGTCTGCACCATCTCATCTCCGGCCATGCCCACATGCGGGTGCGCTCCTGCATGGCACGCGACCTGCCCGCCGTGCGGCCGGATTTTCCCAAAGCCTTCCCGGACGGGGCTGCTCCCGATCCGCTGCGCCCGCCGCTGGGCGACGAGGCGTGCGCCCTGGTGCCGCCGCACTGGCGCGGCTGCGCCCACGGCCATGACGACGACTGCCGCCATTGCGGCAACTGCCGCCCGCCCCGGGATGATGGCCACGTGCCGTCCCTGCCCGTCTGGTGGCCCGGCCGCTTCGCCCCGGAAGCCGACGAACGGGTCAGCATCCTGGCCTCCTACCGTCAGCCGGATACGGACTTCTGGCTGGCCGACCTGCCCCTGAGCCGCATCCCTGCCCCTGTCTTCGAAGCCTGGAAGGACCTGTACGGGGTCAACGTCTCGGCGGACTTCCTCGACGGCCAGCCCCTGATGGTGGCGGGCAATTACGGCCAAGGCCGCTACGTCCTCAGCTATTCCCATCTGGAGACCCCGGACAGCCCCGATGCCAATGCCTGGCTGGCCCATCTGCTGCGCGTGCTGGCCGGTCTTGCGCCGCAGCGCGAGCTGGTGCCCGCCTGGGACCTGCACCGCAAGGCCGCGTTCCGCTGGCCCGACACGCCGCAGACGGCCCCCCTGCGCACCCTGCTGCACGGCATGCGCGAGCTGCTGGATCTGGGCGTGGAGCACAACCTCTTTTTCGAACGCACCCCCTGGCTCTGGGGCTGGCGCCCCGGCCTGCCCGGCGCGGTCTGCAACAACCTGTATTCGTCCCTGCGCGTGCTCTGCGGCCTGCGTCCCGGCCCGGACACCCTGGCCGCCTGGGACGGCATGCGCGCCCGCTTCGCGGCCCTCACGGACATCTTCCTGCCCGGCGCCGAGGGCTATCTGCTGGCCTGCCGCCTGCGCGAGACCCTCTCCCCCACCATGCCCGACGCCGTGGACCGGCGCGGCCTCACCAACCAGCGCGAGGCCCTGTTCGGGCATCCCATGACCGGGGGCGGCATCGTGGGCGAACTGCTGGAGATGACCGACGAGCTGCTCTACCGCGGCCAGCAGGAAGACGCCTGCGCCGCGCTGGACGACTGA
- the fusA gene encoding elongation factor G, whose protein sequence is MSRTTPVDKQRNIGIMAHIDAGKTTTTERILFYTGVSHKLGETHDGESTMDWMEQEQERGITITSAATTCFWKDCRINIIDTPGHVDFTIEVERSLRVLDGAVCVFDAVAGVEPQSETVWRQADRYHVPRICFVNKMDRIGANFFRCVGMIHERLGAKAVPLQLPIGAEDKFEGIVDLIEGKAHRFDKSSKGAEFTVEDVPAELKDMYEEKRHELIEAVAEEDEALLEKYLGGEDLTREEIVSCIRKATIARNIVPVLCGSAFRNMGVQPLLDAVVDYLPSPVDIAVMTGHEPGNEEHLIECPCDDKEPLAGLVFKLFSDPFIGHLSFFRIYSGCLESGTSVYNANTGKKERIGRILKMHANKREDIKWAGAGDIVALVGLKNASTGDTLCDEKRPVILESLNIPEPVIEVAIEPKTKADRDALSAALNKLAKEDPSFRVKGDEETNQTLIAGMGELHLEIIVDRLTREFNVNANVGKPQVAYRETISKPAKTDMKHAKQSGGRGQYGHCVIEVEPNPGKGYEFVNSITGGVIPKEYIPAIDKGIQDAMKSGVLAGFPCVDLKVNLVFGSYHEVDSSEQAFYVAGSMAIKDAMLKAGPVLLEPIMDVEVVTPEEYLGDVMGDLNGRRGRVQSMEARAGGAQSVRAQVPLASMFGYATDLRSRTQGRATFTMQFDHYERVPQAIADEIQKSKN, encoded by the coding sequence GTGTCCCGCACCACCCCCGTAGACAAACAGCGCAATATCGGCATCATGGCCCATATTGACGCCGGCAAAACCACCACCACCGAACGCATCCTTTTCTACACCGGTGTTTCCCACAAGCTCGGCGAAACCCACGACGGTGAGTCCACCATGGACTGGATGGAACAGGAACAGGAGCGCGGCATCACCATCACCTCCGCCGCCACCACCTGCTTCTGGAAGGACTGCCGCATCAACATCATCGACACCCCCGGCCACGTGGACTTCACCATCGAAGTGGAACGTTCCCTGCGCGTGCTGGACGGTGCCGTGTGCGTGTTCGACGCCGTGGCCGGCGTTGAGCCCCAGTCCGAAACCGTGTGGCGTCAGGCCGACCGCTACCATGTGCCCCGCATCTGCTTCGTGAACAAGATGGACCGCATCGGTGCCAACTTCTTCCGCTGCGTGGGCATGATCCACGAACGTCTGGGCGCCAAGGCCGTGCCCCTGCAGCTGCCCATCGGCGCTGAAGACAAGTTCGAAGGCATCGTGGACCTCATCGAAGGCAAGGCCCACCGCTTCGACAAAAGCTCCAAGGGTGCCGAATTCACTGTTGAAGACGTGCCCGCCGAACTGAAGGACATGTATGAGGAAAAGCGCCACGAACTCATCGAAGCCGTGGCCGAGGAAGATGAAGCCCTGCTGGAAAAGTACCTGGGCGGCGAAGATCTGACCCGCGAAGAGATCGTTTCCTGCATCCGCAAGGCCACCATCGCCCGCAACATCGTGCCCGTGCTCTGCGGCTCCGCTTTCCGCAACATGGGCGTGCAGCCCCTGCTGGACGCCGTGGTGGACTACCTGCCCTCCCCCGTGGACATCGCCGTCATGACCGGCCATGAGCCCGGCAACGAAGAACACCTGATCGAATGCCCCTGCGACGACAAGGAACCCCTTGCCGGCCTGGTGTTCAAGCTGTTCTCCGACCCCTTCATCGGTCACCTGTCCTTCTTCCGCATCTACTCCGGCTGCCTGGAATCCGGTACCAGCGTGTACAACGCCAATACCGGCAAGAAGGAACGCATCGGCCGTATCCTGAAGATGCACGCCAACAAGCGTGAAGACATCAAGTGGGCCGGCGCCGGTGACATCGTGGCTCTGGTGGGCCTGAAGAACGCCTCCACCGGTGACACCCTGTGCGACGAAAAGCGCCCGGTGATCCTGGAATCCCTGAACATCCCCGAGCCCGTCATCGAAGTGGCCATCGAGCCCAAGACCAAGGCCGACCGTGATGCCCTTTCCGCCGCCCTGAACAAGCTGGCCAAGGAAGACCCCTCCTTCCGCGTCAAGGGCGACGAAGAAACCAACCAGACCCTGATCGCCGGCATGGGCGAACTGCATCTGGAAATCATCGTTGACCGCCTGACCCGCGAGTTCAACGTCAACGCCAACGTGGGCAAGCCCCAGGTGGCCTACCGCGAAACCATCTCCAAGCCTGCCAAGACCGACATGAAGCATGCCAAGCAGTCTGGTGGTCGCGGTCAGTACGGTCACTGCGTGATCGAGGTGGAACCCAACCCGGGCAAGGGGTACGAGTTCGTCAACTCCATCACCGGCGGCGTGATCCCCAAGGAATACATCCCCGCCATCGACAAGGGTATCCAGGATGCCATGAAGTCCGGCGTGCTGGCCGGCTTCCCCTGCGTGGACCTGAAGGTCAACCTGGTCTTCGGTAGCTACCACGAAGTGGACTCCTCCGAACAGGCCTTCTACGTGGCCGGTTCCATGGCCATCAAGGACGCCATGCTGAAGGCCGGCCCGGTCCTGCTGGAACCCATCATGGACGTGGAAGTGGTCACCCCCGAAGAATACCTCGGCGACGTGATGGGCGACCTCAACGGCCGCCGTGGTCGCGTGCAGAGCATGGAAGCCCGCGCCGGCGGTGCCCAGAGCGTGCGTGCCCAGGTGCCCCTGGCCTCCATGTTCGGTTACGCCACCGACCTGCGCTCCCGTACCCAGGGCCGCGCTACCTTCACCATGCAGTTCGATCACTACGAGCGTGTGCCCCAGGCTATCGCCGACGAGATCCAGAAGAGCAAAAACTAG
- a CDS encoding valine--tRNA ligase produces the protein MADTLPKGYEPHDVEARWRDHWQDNRTFTPDPDAQGEPFSIVIPPPNVTGALHIGHALNQTLIDVLCRHARQKGKNVLWVPGTDHAGIATQNVVERALAKEGKTRQDLGREAFIERVWQWREDYGHRILNQIRALGASVDWTRLRFTMDEGLSAAVRKVFVQLYNEGLIYKGDYIINWCSRCHTALADDEVEHEAHKGKLWKIRYHLADGSGSITIATTRPETIPGDTAICVHPEDERYQHLVGKTAIVPVLGREIPIIADSYVDREFGTGALKVTPCHDHNDWALGKKHDLEFLQVIDEDGIMKAESGPYAGLKKEDCRTKIVADIEAAGDLLAVEDLDNSVGHCYRCHTVVEPHVSTQWFVATTKMAPAARKAVPELTRILPESWAKTYYHWLDNIRDWCISRQIWWGHRIPAWTCAQCGELIVAEHDPSSCPKCGCTDLKQDEDVLDTWFSSALWPFSTMGWPEQTKDLATWYPTSVLVTGFDIIFFWVARMMMMGQHFMGQVPFHDVYLHALVRDETGRKMSKSTGNVIDPLEMIDKYGCDSLRFTLTAFAAMGRDIRLSEARIEGYRHFVNKLWNAARFALMNLPETAPAPVALESVEGLHHQWILHRLEQVKQDMDKALEEYRFNDAAQLGYKFLWNEFCDWYLELIKPDMQDEARKPVAQYVLWVVLRELLLLLHPIIPFVTAEIWNALPVPAGEQPTDIALELYPAARPGCLHEAEAARMELVQGIIVAVRTIKAELNISPSHKVSLMLHPVDEAQAALLESCRQMMTTLARLEDLQIGADLHAPKASASSVVGGCQVIVPLKGAVDLAGELARLDKEMAKLEKDLVGVQSKLHNESFVSRAPAQVVERERARAEQLLDAKAKMQALRQRFSEALNEE, from the coding sequence ATGGCGGATACCCTCCCCAAGGGCTACGAGCCCCATGACGTGGAAGCGCGCTGGCGCGACCACTGGCAGGACAACAGGACCTTCACACCCGACCCGGATGCCCAGGGCGAACCCTTTTCCATCGTGATCCCGCCGCCGAACGTTACCGGCGCCCTGCACATCGGGCATGCCCTGAACCAGACCCTCATCGACGTGCTGTGCCGTCATGCCCGCCAGAAGGGCAAGAACGTGCTGTGGGTGCCCGGCACCGACCACGCCGGCATCGCCACCCAGAACGTGGTGGAGCGCGCTCTGGCCAAGGAAGGCAAGACCCGTCAGGACCTGGGCCGCGAAGCCTTCATCGAGCGCGTGTGGCAGTGGCGCGAAGACTACGGTCACCGCATCCTCAACCAGATCCGCGCCCTGGGCGCTTCCGTGGACTGGACGCGCCTGCGCTTCACCATGGACGAAGGCCTGTCCGCCGCCGTGCGCAAGGTCTTCGTGCAGCTCTACAACGAAGGCCTGATCTACAAGGGCGACTACATCATCAACTGGTGCTCGCGCTGCCATACGGCCCTGGCCGATGACGAAGTGGAACACGAGGCCCACAAGGGCAAGCTGTGGAAGATCCGTTACCACCTGGCCGACGGCTCCGGCAGCATCACCATCGCCACCACCCGTCCCGAGACCATCCCCGGCGACACCGCCATCTGCGTGCATCCCGAGGACGAGCGCTACCAGCACCTGGTGGGCAAGACGGCCATCGTGCCCGTGCTGGGCCGCGAGATCCCCATCATCGCCGACAGCTACGTGGATCGCGAGTTCGGTACCGGCGCCCTCAAGGTGACCCCCTGCCACGACCACAACGACTGGGCCCTGGGTAAGAAGCACGATCTGGAATTCCTGCAGGTCATCGACGAAGACGGCATCATGAAGGCCGAGTCCGGCCCCTACGCCGGTCTGAAGAAGGAAGACTGCCGCACGAAGATCGTGGCCGACATCGAAGCCGCCGGCGACCTGCTGGCCGTGGAAGACCTGGACAACTCCGTGGGCCACTGCTACCGCTGCCACACCGTGGTGGAACCGCATGTGTCCACGCAGTGGTTCGTAGCCACCACCAAGATGGCTCCCGCCGCCCGCAAGGCCGTGCCCGAACTGACCCGCATCCTGCCGGAATCCTGGGCCAAGACCTACTATCACTGGCTGGACAACATCCGCGACTGGTGCATCAGCCGCCAGATCTGGTGGGGCCATCGCATCCCCGCCTGGACCTGCGCGCAGTGCGGCGAGCTCATCGTGGCCGAGCACGACCCCAGCTCCTGCCCCAAGTGCGGCTGCACTGACCTGAAGCAGGACGAGGACGTGCTGGATACCTGGTTCTCCTCGGCCCTGTGGCCCTTCTCCACCATGGGCTGGCCCGAGCAGACCAAGGATCTGGCCACCTGGTACCCCACCAGCGTGCTGGTGACCGGTTTCGACATCATCTTCTTCTGGGTGGCCCGCATGATGATGATGGGCCAGCACTTCATGGGCCAGGTGCCCTTCCACGACGTGTACCTGCACGCCCTGGTGCGTGACGAGACCGGCCGTAAGATGTCCAAGTCCACGGGCAACGTCATCGACCCGCTGGAGATGATCGACAAGTACGGCTGCGACTCCCTGCGCTTCACCCTGACGGCCTTTGCCGCCATGGGCCGCGACATCCGCCTGTCCGAAGCCCGCATCGAAGGCTACCGCCACTTCGTCAACAAGCTGTGGAACGCCGCCCGCTTCGCCCTCATGAACCTGCCCGAGACCGCGCCCGCCCCGGTGGCCCTGGAAAGCGTGGAAGGCCTGCACCACCAGTGGATCCTGCACCGTCTGGAGCAGGTCAAGCAGGACATGGACAAGGCGCTGGAGGAATACCGCTTCAACGACGCCGCCCAGCTGGGCTACAAGTTCCTGTGGAACGAGTTCTGCGACTGGTATCTGGAACTCATCAAGCCCGACATGCAGGACGAGGCCCGCAAGCCCGTGGCCCAGTATGTGCTGTGGGTGGTGCTGCGCGAGCTGCTGCTCCTGCTGCATCCCATCATCCCCTTCGTCACGGCCGAGATCTGGAACGCCCTGCCCGTGCCCGCCGGCGAGCAGCCCACGGACATCGCCCTGGAGCTCTATCCCGCCGCCCGTCCCGGCTGCCTGCATGAAGCCGAGGCCGCCCGCATGGAACTGGTGCAGGGCATCATCGTGGCCGTGCGCACCATCAAGGCCGAGCTGAACATCAGCCCCAGCCACAAGGTGAGCCTGATGCTGCATCCTGTGGACGAGGCCCAGGCCGCCCTGCTGGAAAGCTGCCGCCAGATGATGACCACCCTGGCCCGCCTGGAAGACCTGCAGATCGGTGCCGACCTGCACGCTCCCAAGGCTTCCGCCTCCTCCGTGGTGGGCGGCTGCCAGGTCATCGTGCCCCTCAAGGGCGCCGTGGATCTGGCCGGAGAACTGGCCCGTCTGGACAAGGAAATGGCCAAACTGGAAAAGGATCTGGTGGGCGTGCAGAGCAAGCTGCACAACGAAAGTTTCGTGAGCCGCGCTCCCGCCCAGGTTGTGGAACGCGAACGCGCCCGTGCCGAACAGCTGCTGGATGCCAAGGCCAAGATGCAGGCCCTGCGCCAGCGCTTCAGCGAAGCCCTCAACGAGGAATAA
- a CDS encoding AEC family transporter, with the protein MEAFYAVLPVFLLIAVGAAVHMTDVLPENTGAAMGLYVLKLALPVLMLHILSGASRLDLAHGGFWLGVIGAQMLCYLLGYAVDRLFSRRGTGPAIISGLACSASNTAFVGLPIVAGLLPGNHEAMVVAGLAALTPNVVVIMAQIRMDCLAGSAAWGDGRGRIWKLLRLFLLGNPLLLATLAGLALACSGLGLWQPLDHAAALIGSTAAPCMLLALGFDLRQKLVLALRRNGGHTVVRQTWLLLCKLGIHPLICWGIMHLAGLPPLWLGVAVLMSATGTALVASVLAEVYSAVPEEAALTAVLSNAASMVSLMLFIFLLQGAGCL; encoded by the coding sequence ATGGAAGCATTCTACGCTGTTCTTCCTGTCTTTCTGCTCATAGCCGTGGGGGCTGCGGTCCACATGACCGACGTGCTGCCGGAGAATACCGGCGCGGCCATGGGCCTTTATGTGCTCAAGCTGGCCCTGCCCGTGCTCATGCTGCATATCCTGTCCGGTGCGAGCCGTCTGGATCTGGCCCACGGCGGTTTCTGGCTGGGCGTCATCGGGGCGCAGATGCTGTGCTATCTGCTGGGCTACGCCGTGGACAGGCTTTTTTCCCGGCGGGGGACGGGCCCGGCCATCATCTCCGGCCTGGCCTGCAGCGCCAGCAACACGGCCTTCGTGGGCCTGCCCATCGTGGCCGGCCTGCTGCCGGGCAATCACGAAGCCATGGTGGTGGCCGGGCTGGCGGCCCTGACGCCCAATGTGGTGGTCATCATGGCCCAGATCCGCATGGACTGTCTGGCAGGTTCCGCGGCCTGGGGCGACGGCCGGGGCCGCATCTGGAAGCTGCTGCGCCTGTTCCTGCTGGGCAACCCCCTGCTTCTGGCCACGCTGGCGGGCCTTGCCCTGGCCTGCTCGGGGCTGGGGCTGTGGCAGCCGCTGGATCACGCCGCGGCGCTCATCGGCAGTACGGCCGCGCCCTGCATGCTGCTGGCCCTGGGCTTCGACCTGCGCCAGAAGCTGGTGCTGGCCCTGCGCCGCAACGGCGGGCATACGGTGGTCCGGCAGACCTGGCTCCTGCTGTGCAAGCTGGGCATCCATCCCCTGATCTGCTGGGGCATCATGCATCTGGCAGGCCTGCCGCCGCTTTGGCTGGGCGTAGCCGTGCTCATGTCCGCCACCGGTACGGCCCTGGTGGCTTCGGTGCTGGCCGAGGTCTACAGCGCCGTGCCCGAAGAGGCGGCCCTGACCGCCGTACTGAGCAATGCCGCCAGCATGGTCAGCCTGATGCTGTTCATCTTTCTGCTGCAGGGGGCGGGCTGCCTGTAG
- a CDS encoding zinc metalloprotease HtpX — MTSQIKTVLLLALLSAIIIGLGGIMGGRTGIIIAFVIAMIMNVGSYWYSDKIVLSMYQARELSEDEAPMLHRMVAELSANAGIPKPRVCVIPEDAPNAFATGRDPEHGVVAVTDGIMRILSPEELRGVIAHEIGHIANRDILIQTIAGVLASVIVSIANFMQFAAIFGGSSNDEEGGTNPIAAFLLAILAPIAASIIQMAISRSREYLADETGARICGQPLALAGALHKLGVASGQIPMQNGNPSTEQMFIVSPLFGFGGGSMANLFSTHPPLEERIARLQEMSRQAR; from the coding sequence ATGACCAGCCAGATCAAGACCGTGCTGCTTCTCGCCCTGCTTTCCGCCATCATCATCGGCCTGGGCGGCATCATGGGCGGCCGTACCGGCATCATCATCGCCTTCGTGATCGCCATGATCATGAACGTGGGTTCCTACTGGTATTCGGACAAGATCGTGCTCTCCATGTACCAGGCCCGCGAGCTGTCCGAAGACGAAGCCCCCATGTTGCACCGCATGGTGGCCGAGCTTTCCGCCAATGCCGGCATCCCCAAGCCCCGCGTCTGTGTCATCCCCGAAGACGCGCCCAACGCCTTCGCCACCGGCCGCGACCCCGAGCACGGTGTGGTGGCCGTCACCGACGGCATCATGCGCATCCTCAGCCCCGAAGAGCTGCGCGGCGTCATCGCCCACGAGATCGGCCACATCGCCAACCGTGACATCCTGATCCAGACCATCGCCGGTGTGCTGGCCTCGGTCATCGTCAGCATCGCCAACTTCATGCAGTTCGCCGCCATCTTCGGCGGCAGCAGCAATGACGAGGAAGGCGGCACCAACCCCATCGCCGCGTTCCTGCTGGCCATCCTGGCCCCCATCGCCGCCAGTATCATCCAGATGGCCATCTCCCGCTCGCGTGAGTACCTGGCCGACGAGACCGGCGCCCGCATCTGCGGCCAGCCCCTGGCCCTGGCCGGTGCCCTGCACAAGCTGGGCGTGGCCAGCGGACAGATCCCCATGCAGAACGGCAACCCCAGCACCGAGCAGATGTTCATCGTCTCGCCGCTGTTCGGCTTCGGCGGCGGCAGCATGGCCAACCTGTTCAGCACGCACCCGCCGCTGGAAGAACGCATCGCCCGTCTGCAGGAGATGAGCCGTCAGGCCCGCTAA
- a CDS encoding DVU_2496 family lipoprotein, whose amino-acid sequence MKRFPVILAPALLGSLLMLGGCATTGPNTAPLPPDRDCQEVYTVAPGNYIIDIAGGSMVVLDPAVQDFPLFCSPEEARAGLKTAMDNGALPAGDWRIYRLNGTLQEIGQQPEPGHYSLARMARLVDWVSKAETEDPDKK is encoded by the coding sequence ATGAAACGTTTCCCCGTGATCCTTGCCCCCGCCCTGCTTGGGTCCCTTCTGATGCTGGGCGGCTGTGCCACCACAGGCCCCAATACGGCCCCCCTGCCGCCCGATCGTGACTGCCAGGAAGTCTATACCGTGGCTCCCGGCAATTACATCATCGATATCGCGGGCGGCTCCATGGTCGTCCTCGACCCGGCCGTGCAGGACTTCCCCCTGTTCTGCTCGCCCGAAGAAGCCCGTGCCGGTCTGAAGACCGCCATGGACAACGGTGCCCTGCCCGCCGGGGACTGGCGCATCTACCGCCTCAACGGCACCCTGCAGGAGATCGGCCAGCAGCCCGAACCCGGTCATTACAGCCTGGCCCGTATGGCCCGCCTGGTGGACTGGGTGAGCAAGGCCGAAACGGAAGACCCGGACAAAAAATAG